A part of Rhinolophus ferrumequinum isolate MPI-CBG mRhiFer1 chromosome 11, mRhiFer1_v1.p, whole genome shotgun sequence genomic DNA contains:
- the CAVIN3 gene encoding caveolae-associated protein 3, with translation MGESALDPGLAHGAPAGGPVHAVTVVTLLEKLATMVEALRERQGGLAQRQGGLAGSVRRIQSGLGALSRSHDTTSNTLAQLLAKTERVGSHADAAQERAVRRAAQVQRLEANHGLLVARGKLHVLLFKEEAEIPARAFQKAPEVLGPVDQSEPSPEQPEAEVGESSDEEPVESRARRLRRTGLEKVQSLRRALSGRKGPAPPTPTPIKPPRLGAGRSADGQPEEARPALESNLEPEPPPDTEEDPGRPGASDLAVLQIESAA, from the exons ATGGGGGAGAGCGCGCTGGACCCGGGACTGGCCCACGGAGCGCCTGCGGGGGGCCCAGTGCACGCCGTGACGGTGGTGACCCTGCTGGAGAAGCTGGCTACCATGGTGGAGGCGCTGCGGGAGCGGCAGGGGGGCCTGGCGCAAAGACAGGGCGGCCTGGCTGGCTCGGTGCGCCGAATCCAGAGCGGCCTGGGCGCGCTGAGCCGCAGCCACGACACCACGAGCAACACGCTGGCGCAGCTGCTGGCCAAGACGGAGCGCGTGGGCTCGCACGCCGATGCGGCTCAGGAGCGCGCCGTGCGCCGCGCCGCCCAGGTACAGCGGCTGGAAGCCAACCACGGGCTGCTGGTGGCGCGCGGGAAGCTCCACGTCTTGCTCTTCAAG GAGGAGGCTGAAATCCCAGCCAGAGCCTTCCAGAAGGCGCCGGAGGTCTTAGGGCCAGTGGACCAGTCCGAGCCCAGTCCAGAGCAGCCGGAGGCGGAAGTTGGGGAGAGCTCGGACGAGGAGCCAGTGGAGTCCAGGGCGCGGCGGCTGCGGCGCACTGGGTTGGAGAAGGTCCAGAGCCTGCGAAGGGCCCTTTCAGGCCGCAAAGGCCCTGCCCCACCAACGCCCACACCTATCAAGCCACCCCGCCTTGGGGCTGGCCGGAGCGCTGATGGCCAGCCAGAAGAAGCCAGGCCTGCGCTGGAGTCCAACCTGGAGCCAGAACCCCCTCCAGACACCGAGGAAGATCCCGGGAGACCTGGGGCCTCCGACTTGGCTGTGCTCCAAATAGAGAGTGCGGCCTGA